In Bacillota bacterium, a single window of DNA contains:
- a CDS encoding carbohydrate kinase, with the protein MSGSSDSRYLMGIDVGTSFVKTVLLDLDGDEIFVAGERNAVESVQPGWAEQDMMLLWEITKKTVRAVMSRSAVPPEAVTAVGITGQGDGTWLIGRDGNPVRRALIWLDGRTGDVVSRWHVDGTNHEVFKQTGTVLTPGHQSSQLYWLDKAEPESLAKAKAVLHAKDWIFFKFTREITTDESEASYTFFDIRNNRYSDRVFEILGIERWRHLIPPAHPSCENIGELDGDIAREIGLLPGTPVASGPVDVAATAIGAGALYEGDGCSVIGTAGIHQIVMDEPLTEPPDVGYTLCYGPPGKWLRMLPTMACTSNLEWFIRHFCWEDIQEAGRLEMDSWNYLEQIAERVPIGSEGVIYHPYIDPAGERVPFVKPSARAQFLGLSSFHTRHHLLRAVYEGVALSALDCYSYMPKEIRVIRLAGGGAKSRFWAQMFADVTGKATWTLVGTEFGAKGAAINAGVAVGAYRGFEDALERTVKVSREYHPVPERTERYRRMYEVYRETYRLMWGVWDRSMHPVFMDNLV; encoded by the coding sequence ATGTCGGGGTCTTCTGACTCTAGATATCTCATGGGTATAGATGTGGGAACATCCTTCGTCAAGACCGTCCTGCTGGATCTCGACGGGGACGAGATTTTCGTGGCCGGTGAGAGGAACGCAGTTGAATCAGTCCAGCCGGGCTGGGCCGAACAGGATATGATGCTCCTTTGGGAGATCACAAAGAAAACAGTTCGGGCTGTAATGTCCAGGAGCGCTGTGCCCCCTGAGGCCGTGACCGCTGTGGGCATAACGGGCCAGGGTGATGGGACATGGCTTATAGGGAGGGACGGAAACCCGGTACGCCGCGCCCTGATCTGGCTTGACGGGAGGACGGGCGACGTGGTCTCGAGATGGCACGTGGATGGGACCAACCATGAGGTTTTCAAGCAAACGGGCACGGTCTTGACCCCGGGTCACCAGAGCTCCCAGCTATACTGGTTGGATAAGGCCGAGCCGGAGTCGCTGGCAAAGGCGAAGGCGGTCCTTCATGCCAAGGACTGGATATTCTTCAAGTTCACACGGGAGATAACAACTGATGAATCTGAGGCATCATATACGTTTTTCGACATAAGGAATAACCGATATTCTGACAGGGTATTCGAAATTCTCGGTATCGAAAGGTGGCGGCACTTGATCCCACCCGCCCATCCGAGCTGCGAGAATATCGGTGAGCTCGACGGCGATATCGCCCGCGAGATCGGCCTGCTCCCTGGCACGCCTGTCGCGTCGGGGCCCGTAGATGTAGCGGCTACGGCCATAGGGGCGGGTGCGTTGTACGAAGGGGATGGGTGCTCGGTCATAGGCACGGCAGGGATACATCAGATTGTAATGGATGAACCCCTCACTGAGCCACCCGATGTAGGGTATACTCTGTGCTACGGGCCTCCCGGTAAGTGGTTGCGCATGCTGCCGACAATGGCATGCACCTCGAATCTGGAGTGGTTCATACGGCATTTTTGTTGGGAGGACATCCAGGAGGCCGGCCGGCTCGAGATGGATTCATGGAATTACCTGGAGCAAATTGCTGAACGTGTACCAATCGGTTCGGAGGGGGTGATTTACCATCCTTATATAGACCCTGCAGGCGAACGGGTGCCATTCGTTAAACCATCAGCGCGGGCCCAATTCCTCGGGCTGAGTTCCTTTCACACGCGACATCACCTGCTCAGGGCCGTATATGAGGGGGTAGCCCTGTCCGCGCTGGATTGCTACAGCTATATGCCAAAGGAGATCAGGGTGATCAGGCTCGCGGGCGGGGGTGCCAAAAGCAGGTTTTGGGCCCAGATGTTTGCCGACGTGACCGGAAAGGCCACATGGACCCTTGTGGGGACGGAGTTTGGTGCGAAGGGGGCAGCGATAAACGCTGGGGTGGCCGTTGGGGCCTACAGGGGCTTTGAGGATGCGCTTGAGCGGACGGTGAAGGTCTCCAGGGAGTACCATCCAGTGCCCGAGAGGACGGAGCGCTATCGCCGGATGTATGAAGTCTACCGTGAGACCTACCGCTTGATGTGGGGGGTGTGGGATAGAAGTATGCATCCGGTATTCATGGATAATTTAGTCTAA
- a CDS encoding alcohol dehydrogenase catalytic domain-containing protein — translation MVDLPKTMKALVCYAPHDYRLEEVETPTPGPEEVVIKVEACGICAGDVKAYHGSAESFWGGGINPPWIKAPVIPGHEFIGTVAALGPGAREKYGLEIGDRAISEQIVPCWRCRYCKTGHYWMCEVHNIYGFQKEVHGGMAEYMKFTKDAINYKVPKTIPAREAAMIEPLSCSIHAVERADIQLGDVVVISGAGPLGLGMVAVSRLRAPGKLIVLDLKPNRLELAKKLGADMVINPKEDDAIAIVKDLTGGYGCDVYIEATGHTSSVIQGLQMIRKLGTFVEFSVFSDPTTVDWSIIGDRKELNLFGAHLSPYCYPKAIDYIANGSVPVSDIVTHAFPLEQYKEAFEKMGSGEDSIKVVLMPSLLV, via the coding sequence ATGGTAGATCTACCCAAGACCATGAAGGCCCTTGTTTGTTATGCGCCGCATGATTATAGGCTGGAGGAGGTAGAAACCCCGACGCCGGGGCCCGAGGAGGTGGTCATAAAGGTAGAAGCGTGCGGAATATGTGCGGGCGATGTGAAGGCCTACCATGGTAGCGCCGAGAGTTTCTGGGGGGGCGGCATCAATCCGCCATGGATCAAGGCCCCTGTTATTCCGGGGCACGAGTTTATAGGCACCGTAGCGGCCTTGGGGCCCGGGGCGAGGGAGAAGTATGGGCTTGAGATAGGCGACAGGGCGATCTCCGAGCAGATCGTCCCGTGCTGGAGATGCCGGTATTGCAAGACGGGACATTACTGGATGTGCGAGGTCCATAACATCTACGGTTTTCAAAAGGAAGTCCACGGGGGCATGGCCGAGTACATGAAGTTTACAAAGGATGCAATAAACTACAAGGTGCCGAAGACGATCCCGGCGAGGGAGGCGGCCATGATCGAGCCGCTCTCGTGCTCGATTCACGCTGTGGAGCGCGCCGACATACAGCTCGGGGACGTGGTGGTTATATCCGGGGCGGGCCCGCTTGGCCTCGGGATGGTGGCGGTCTCCAGGCTTAGAGCTCCCGGCAAGCTCATAGTGCTGGATCTTAAGCCCAACCGGTTGGAGCTCGCGAAAAAGCTCGGCGCGGACATGGTCATCAACCCCAAGGAAGATGATGCTATAGCTATAGTCAAGGATTTAACAGGCGGCTATGGCTGTGATGTGTATATCGAGGCTACCGGCCATACGTCAAGCGTGATCCAGGGACTTCAGATGATCAGAAAGCTTGGGACGTTTGTGGAATTTAGCGTCTTTTCAGATCCTACTACGGTTGACTGGAGCATTATCGGGGACCGGAAGGAATTGAATCTCTTCGGGGCTCATCTCAGCCCTTACTGTTATCCCAAAGCTATTGATTATATAGCAAACGGTAGTGTGCCCGTAAGTGACATCGTAACTCATGCATTCCCCCTGGAGCAGTATAAAGAGGCCTTTGAGAAGATGGGATCTGGCGAGGATTCGATAAAGGTGGTGCTCATGCCCTCCCTTCTAGTATAG
- the tatC gene encoding twin-arginine translocase subunit TatC, which produces MNTIRAGGLDEGAQGEVVAMRETIRGTEPATTAAREMTLIKHLEELRARIINAVVAVLAASCLVYLKVDWILAAITRPVGSLVFLSPAEAFVVRIKLALVGGAILAGPVILFEAWRFAAPALTPAEARQALLFLPAAFVAFFVGAAFSLLVAFPVAMKFLMKFATPQLIPMISIGEYVSFAVLLTVSLGLVFEMPLAILLLTRLGLVTPRGLAARRRYVILGVFVVAAVITPTVDMISQVLVAAPLWALFEIGVLLARFAG; this is translated from the coding sequence TTGAACACGATACGGGCAGGCGGATTGGACGAGGGGGCGCAGGGTGAGGTCGTGGCTATGCGGGAGACTATACGGGGGACCGAGCCCGCGACGACCGCGGCGCGGGAGATGACGCTTATCAAGCACCTTGAGGAGCTCCGGGCCAGGATCATCAACGCGGTGGTTGCCGTGCTCGCAGCGAGCTGCCTCGTTTACCTGAAGGTGGACTGGATCCTGGCGGCGATCACCAGGCCCGTGGGGAGTCTGGTCTTTTTGAGCCCTGCAGAGGCCTTTGTTGTCCGGATCAAGCTGGCTCTGGTGGGCGGCGCGATCCTGGCGGGGCCAGTCATCCTTTTTGAGGCATGGAGATTTGCAGCTCCCGCCCTCACGCCTGCGGAGGCGAGACAGGCACTCCTCTTCCTGCCGGCGGCGTTCGTAGCCTTTTTTGTTGGGGCCGCTTTTAGCTTGCTGGTCGCCTTCCCCGTCGCAATGAAGTTCTTGATGAAGTTTGCCACCCCGCAGCTAATCCCCATGATATCCATCGGTGAATATGTTTCCTTTGCGGTCCTGTTGACCGTTAGCCTCGGGCTGGTCTTTGAGATGCCGCTTGCGATCTTGTTGCTCACCAGGCTAGGCCTTGTGACCCCCCGCGGCCTCGCGGCCAGGCGCAGATACGTGATCCTGGGGGTCTTTGTCGTCGCCGCCGTGATAACACCGACGGTGGATATGATTTCTCAAGTGCTGGTTGCCGCGCCCTTGTGGGCCCTGTTCGAAATCGGGGTCCTGCTCGCGAGGTTCGCCGGCTAG
- a CDS encoding ABC transporter ATP-binding protein, protein MAEVVLNKVCKTYTGRGGREEVEAVKNLDLTIEDGEFLALLGPSGCGKTSTLRMIVGLEQITSGDIYIGGRRVNDLEPKDRDVALAFETYALYPPLSVRDNIAFCLRARKMPEAGVRERVSQVAEILDITGILDRKPGELGSGEKQRVSLARALVRNPAVFLMDEPLSHLDAKLRHHMRKELKRLHAEIRTTTVLVTHDQLEAIAMADRVAIMNLGELQQVGTPDEVYNNPVNEFVADFVGEPPINFLNCEIVAENGELYAVGGNRSLRLKIPGKAWEGLKKSNLRKVKLGIRPLDIKYSFTPPDELNGQQAGGVVYTFEPLGEEGHLTVQIGNELVTVITPPVLDTRPEEKVWLIFSEERLHLFDAATGIAIC, encoded by the coding sequence ATGGCTGAGGTAGTGCTTAATAAGGTATGCAAGACATACACCGGCAGAGGTGGGAGGGAGGAGGTCGAGGCGGTAAAGAATCTCGATCTCACCATAGAGGATGGCGAGTTTTTGGCGCTTCTAGGGCCATCCGGCTGCGGGAAAACCTCCACCCTGCGGATGATCGTGGGTTTGGAGCAGATAACTTCGGGGGATATTTATATCGGAGGGCGCCGCGTGAACGATCTCGAGCCGAAGGATAGGGATGTGGCGCTGGCGTTTGAAACCTATGCCCTGTATCCCCCATTGAGCGTCAGGGATAATATAGCCTTTTGTCTCCGGGCGCGCAAGATGCCGGAGGCTGGGGTGAGGGAGCGGGTTTCCCAGGTTGCGGAGATCCTGGATATAACGGGGATTCTGGATCGTAAGCCCGGCGAGCTCGGCAGCGGGGAAAAACAACGGGTTTCCCTGGCCCGCGCGCTTGTAAGAAATCCGGCAGTATTTCTCATGGATGAGCCGCTTTCGCACCTCGATGCGAAACTGCGCCATCACATGAGGAAGGAGCTCAAGCGCCTCCATGCGGAGATCCGCACCACAACCGTGCTTGTGACCCATGACCAGCTCGAGGCCATAGCCATGGCGGATAGAGTGGCCATTATGAATCTTGGAGAGCTGCAACAGGTCGGCACCCCCGACGAGGTGTACAACAACCCTGTGAATGAATTCGTAGCTGATTTCGTCGGGGAGCCTCCAATTAATTTTCTGAATTGCGAGATTGTAGCTGAGAATGGAGAGCTTTACGCTGTGGGTGGGAACCGCAGTTTGAGGCTCAAGATCCCTGGCAAGGCGTGGGAAGGGTTGAAGAAGTCTAACCTGCGCAAGGTGAAACTCGGTATAAGGCCCCTGGACATCAAATATTCTTTTACACCACCGGATGAGCTTAATGGGCAGCAGGCCGGGGGGGTCGTATATACCTTCGAGCCCCTTGGTGAAGAAGGACATCTGACGGTCCAGATCGGGAATGAACTCGTAACGGTCATAACCCCGCCGGTCCTCGATACCCGGCCGGAGGAGAAGGTCTGGCTGATCTTCAGCGAGGAGCGGCTTCATTTATTCGATGCAGCTACGGGGATAGCCATCTGCTGA